A section of the Acanthochromis polyacanthus isolate Apoly-LR-REF ecotype Palm Island chromosome 1, KAUST_Apoly_ChrSc, whole genome shotgun sequence genome encodes:
- the LOC110953242 gene encoding zinc finger protein 91-like isoform X3, with protein MDSSQTKHENGNGVRHEKSVEESNVTPTATNRDESLSCEQCGKTFITATKLRIHQRIHTVDKPFSCDQCGKNFTSKSNLTKHQLIHSGVRSFSCGQCGKMFTTKGSLASHQLIHSGVRPFSCDQCGKAFTDKSTLTSHQLIHSGVRPFSCGQCGKMFTTKGSLASHQLIHSGVRPYNCDQCGKDFTQMSALRRHQLIHSGVRKFSCDQCGKTFTLKSHLTRHLVIHNGVRPFSCDQCGKSFADKDGLVSHQVIHSGVRPFNCDQCGKTFAKKSRLTRHQVIHSGVRPFSCDQCGKTFKDKGGLTSHQVIHSGVRPFICGQCRKTFTSKTSLTRHQVIHSGVRPFICGQCGKTFTDKGSLAIHEVIHSGVKPFSCDHCGKTFTTKGQLTRHHLIHNGVRTFSCDQCGKAFTEKGTLTKHQLTHSGVRPFSCDHCGKTFTTKAHLTTHQLIHSGVRPFICDQCGKAFAEKGTLTKHQLTHSGVKPFSCDQCRKTFTRMTTLRIHQLIHSGVKPFICVQCGKAFTQMANLTKHQLVHSGVRPFSCDQCEKTFTSKGSLASHQLSHSGVRPFRCDQCGKAFTDKKNLRQHQRIHSGVQRFSCDQCEKTFTTKGSLASHQLIHSGVRPFICGQCGKTFTFMSNLARHQVIHSGVRRFTCDQCGKTFTQMATLRNHQLTHSGVRPFTCDQCGKTFTTKGSLASHRLIHSGVRPYNCDQCGKDFTQVGALRSHQLIHSGVRPFSCDQCGKRCMTKSNLGKHQLIHSGVRPFSCDHCGKTFTTKNHLTRHQVVHSGAEPFNCDQCVKTVCQHEQSLIPQCPHSDRQLYHCDYCEKSFKRQESLKCHQRIHTAHDVYVCDHCGKPFVHFSQLKAHAVTHTRVKPYCRDQDGKGFNNTGIAHQRDHTGDRPYRCDECIQAFRTLASLKQHQQIHTRKQAFNQHHSKSGTDMHTGHKVNTCQEDVPMLGVKRIYCTVLAHMVTLSPM; from the exons atggattcttcacaaacg aaacatgaaaacgGCAATGGAGTGAGACATGAGAAATCTGTGGAGGAAAGCAACGTTACCCCAACAGCAACAAACAGAGACGaatcactcagttgtgagcaatgcggcaagacttttatcacagcaacaaagctaagaattcaccagcgtattcacactgtggacaaaccgttcagttgtgatcagtgtgggaagaatTTTACTTCCAAGAGTAATCTaacaaaacatcaactcattcacagcgGAGTTAGATCATTCAGCTGTGGTCAGTGTGGGAAGATGTTTACGACCAAGGGTAGTTTAgcaagccatcaactcattcacagtggagttagaccattcagttgtgatcagtgtgggaaagCTTTCACTGACAAGAGTACATTaacaagccatcaactcattcacagtggagttagaccattcagctgtggTCAGTGTGGGAAGATGTTTACGACCAAGGGTAGTTTAGCAAGCCATcagctcattcacagtggagttagaccatataactgtgatcagtgtgggaaggaTTTTACTCAGATGAGTGCCCTACGacgccatcaactcattcacagtggagttaggaAATTCagttgtgatcagtgtgggaagacttttactctaAAGAGTCATTTAACAAGACATCTAGTCATTCACAAtggagttagaccattcagttgtgatcagtgtgggaagagtTTTGCTGACAAGGATGGTTTAGTAAGCCATCAagtcattcacagtggagttagaccattcaactgtgatcagtgtgggaagacttttgcTAAGAAGAGTCGTTTAACAAGACATCAagtcattcacagtggagttcgACCGTTCagttgtgatcagtgtgggaagacttttaaaGACAAGGGTGGTTTAACAAGCCATCAagtcattcacagtggagttagaccattcaTCTGTGGTCAGTGTAGGAAGACTTTTACTTCCAAGACAAGTTTAACAAGACATCAagtcattcacagtggagttcgACCATTCATCTGtggtcagtgtgggaagacttttactgaCAAGGGTAGTTTAGCAATCCATGAAGTCATTCACAGTGGCGTTAAACCGTTCAGCTGTGATCACTGTGGGAAGACATTTACTACAAAGGGTCAGTTAACAAGACATCACCTCATTCACAATGGAGTTAgaacattcagctgtgatcagtgtgggaaagCTTTTACTGAAAAGGGGACATTAACAAAACATCAACTCactcacagtggagttagaccgTTCAGCTGTGATCACTGCGGGAAGACATTTACTACCAAGGCTCACTTAACAacccatcaactcattcacagtggagtgagaCCATTcatctgtgatcagtgtgggaaagCTTTTGCTGAAAAGGGAACATTAACAAAACATCAACTCactcacagtggagttaaaccattcagctgtgatcagtgtagGAAGACTTTTACTCGGATGACCACCCTAAGAatccatcaactcattcacagtggagttaaaccattcatcTGTGTTCAGTGTGggaaggcttttactcagatgGCCAACctgacaaaacatcagcttGTTCACAGTGGGGTCAGACCATTTagttgtgatcagtgtgagaagaCATTTACTTCCAAGGGTAGTTTAGCAAGCCATCAACTCAgccacagtggagttagaccattcagatgtgatcagtgtggaaaagcttttactgACAAGAAGAATTTAAGACAACATCAAcgcattcacagtggagttcaacgattcagctgtgatcagtgtgagaaaACGTTTACTACCAAGGGTAGTTTAGCAAGCCATcagctcattcacagtggagttagaccattcaTCTGTGGTCaatgtgggaagacttttactttCATGAGTAATTTAGCAAGACATCAagtcattcacagtggagttagacgATTcacctgtgatcagtgtgggaagacttttactcagaTGGCCACCCTAAGAAACCATCAACTCactcacagtggagttagaccattcacctgtgatcagtgtgggaaaactTTTACTACCAAGGGTAGTTTAGCAAGCCATCggctcattcacagtggagttagaccatataactgtgatcagtgtgggaaggaTTTTACTCAGGTGGGTGCCCTAcgaagccatcaactcattcacagtggagttagaccattcagTTGTGATCAGTGTGGCAAGAGATGTATGACCAAGAGTAATTTAGgaaaacatcaactcattcacagtggagttagaccattcagctgtgatcactgTGGGAAGACATTTACAACCAAGAATCATTTAACAAGACACCAAGTCGTCCACAGCGGAGCtgaaccattcaactgtgatcaatGTGTGAAAactgtttgtcaacatgaacagtCATTGATCCctcaatgcccccattctgaTAGACAACTATACCACTGTGACTACTGTGAAAAATCTTTCAAGCGCCAAGAGAGcctaaaatgtcaccaacgcatccacactgcacatgatgtgtacgtatgtgatcactgtggaaAACCATTTGTACACttctcacagttaaaagctcatgcaGTTACCCACACCAGGGTTAAACCGTACTGCCGTGACCAGGATGGGAAAGGCTTCAACAATACTGGAATCGCTCACCAACGTGACCACACTGGGGACAGACCCTACAGATGTGATGAGTGTATTCAGGCTTTTAGAACTTTGGcttccctgaaacaacaccagcagatccacaccagaaagcaAGCATTCAATCAACATCATAGTAAG
- the LOC110953242 gene encoding zinc finger protein 729-like isoform X1 encodes MDSSQTKHENGNGVRHEKSVEESNVTPTATNRDESLSCEQCGKTFITATKLRIHQRIHTVDKPFSCDQCGKNFTSKSNLTKHQLIHSGVRSFSCGQCGKMFTTKGSLASHQLIHSGVRPFSCDQCGKAFTDKSTLTSHQLIHSGVRPFSCGQCGKMFTTKGSLASHQLIHSGVRPYNCDQCGKDFTQMSALRRHQLIHSGVRKFSCDQCGKTFTLKSHLTRHLVIHNGVRPFSCDQCGKSFADKDGLVSHQVIHSGVRPFNCDQCGKTFAKKSRLTRHQVIHSGVRPFSCDQCGKTFKDKGGLTSHQVIHSGVRPFICGQCRKTFTSKTSLTRHQVIHSGVRPFICGQCGKTFTDKGSLAIHEVIHSGVKPFSCDHCGKTFTTKGQLTRHHLIHNGVRTFSCDQCGKAFTEKGTLTKHQLTHSGVRPFSCDHCGKTFTTKAHLTTHQLIHSGVRPFICDQCGKAFAEKGTLTKHQLTHSGVKPFSCDQCRKTFTRMTTLRIHQLIHSGVKPFICVQCGKAFTQMANLTKHQLVHSGVRPFSCDQCEKTFTSKGSLASHQLSHSGVRPFRCDQCGKAFTDKKNLRQHQRIHSGVQRFSCDQCEKTFTTKGSLASHQLIHSGVRPFICGQCGKTFTFMSNLARHQVIHSGVRRFTCDQCGKTFTQMATLRNHQLTHSGVRPFTCDQCGKTFTTKGSLASHRLIHSGVRPYNCDQCGKDFTQVGALRSHQLIHSGVRPFSCDQCGKRCMTKSNLGKHQLIHSGVRPFSCDHCGKTFTTKNHLTRHQVVHSGAEPFNCDQCVKTVCQHEQSLIPQCPHSDRQLYHCDYCEKSFKRQESLKCHQRIHTAHDVYVCDHCGKPFVHFSQLKAHAVTHTRVKPYCRDQDGKGFNNTGIAHQRDHTGDRPYRCDECIQAFRTLASLKQHQQIHTRKQAFNQHHSKQSSTDMHTGHKVNTCQEDFPMLGSVQVPEVVHKLKVLEIRLHRIQV; translated from the exons atggattcttcacaaacg aaacatgaaaacgGCAATGGAGTGAGACATGAGAAATCTGTGGAGGAAAGCAACGTTACCCCAACAGCAACAAACAGAGACGaatcactcagttgtgagcaatgcggcaagacttttatcacagcaacaaagctaagaattcaccagcgtattcacactgtggacaaaccgttcagttgtgatcagtgtgggaagaatTTTACTTCCAAGAGTAATCTaacaaaacatcaactcattcacagcgGAGTTAGATCATTCAGCTGTGGTCAGTGTGGGAAGATGTTTACGACCAAGGGTAGTTTAgcaagccatcaactcattcacagtggagttagaccattcagttgtgatcagtgtgggaaagCTTTCACTGACAAGAGTACATTaacaagccatcaactcattcacagtggagttagaccattcagctgtggTCAGTGTGGGAAGATGTTTACGACCAAGGGTAGTTTAGCAAGCCATcagctcattcacagtggagttagaccatataactgtgatcagtgtgggaaggaTTTTACTCAGATGAGTGCCCTACGacgccatcaactcattcacagtggagttaggaAATTCagttgtgatcagtgtgggaagacttttactctaAAGAGTCATTTAACAAGACATCTAGTCATTCACAAtggagttagaccattcagttgtgatcagtgtgggaagagtTTTGCTGACAAGGATGGTTTAGTAAGCCATCAagtcattcacagtggagttagaccattcaactgtgatcagtgtgggaagacttttgcTAAGAAGAGTCGTTTAACAAGACATCAagtcattcacagtggagttcgACCGTTCagttgtgatcagtgtgggaagacttttaaaGACAAGGGTGGTTTAACAAGCCATCAagtcattcacagtggagttagaccattcaTCTGTGGTCAGTGTAGGAAGACTTTTACTTCCAAGACAAGTTTAACAAGACATCAagtcattcacagtggagttcgACCATTCATCTGtggtcagtgtgggaagacttttactgaCAAGGGTAGTTTAGCAATCCATGAAGTCATTCACAGTGGCGTTAAACCGTTCAGCTGTGATCACTGTGGGAAGACATTTACTACAAAGGGTCAGTTAACAAGACATCACCTCATTCACAATGGAGTTAgaacattcagctgtgatcagtgtgggaaagCTTTTACTGAAAAGGGGACATTAACAAAACATCAACTCactcacagtggagttagaccgTTCAGCTGTGATCACTGCGGGAAGACATTTACTACCAAGGCTCACTTAACAacccatcaactcattcacagtggagtgagaCCATTcatctgtgatcagtgtgggaaagCTTTTGCTGAAAAGGGAACATTAACAAAACATCAACTCactcacagtggagttaaaccattcagctgtgatcagtgtagGAAGACTTTTACTCGGATGACCACCCTAAGAatccatcaactcattcacagtggagttaaaccattcatcTGTGTTCAGTGTGggaaggcttttactcagatgGCCAACctgacaaaacatcagcttGTTCACAGTGGGGTCAGACCATTTagttgtgatcagtgtgagaagaCATTTACTTCCAAGGGTAGTTTAGCAAGCCATCAACTCAgccacagtggagttagaccattcagatgtgatcagtgtggaaaagcttttactgACAAGAAGAATTTAAGACAACATCAAcgcattcacagtggagttcaacgattcagctgtgatcagtgtgagaaaACGTTTACTACCAAGGGTAGTTTAGCAAGCCATcagctcattcacagtggagttagaccattcaTCTGTGGTCaatgtgggaagacttttactttCATGAGTAATTTAGCAAGACATCAagtcattcacagtggagttagacgATTcacctgtgatcagtgtgggaagacttttactcagaTGGCCACCCTAAGAAACCATCAACTCactcacagtggagttagaccattcacctgtgatcagtgtgggaaaactTTTACTACCAAGGGTAGTTTAGCAAGCCATCggctcattcacagtggagttagaccatataactgtgatcagtgtgggaaggaTTTTACTCAGGTGGGTGCCCTAcgaagccatcaactcattcacagtggagttagaccattcagTTGTGATCAGTGTGGCAAGAGATGTATGACCAAGAGTAATTTAGgaaaacatcaactcattcacagtggagttagaccattcagctgtgatcactgTGGGAAGACATTTACAACCAAGAATCATTTAACAAGACACCAAGTCGTCCACAGCGGAGCtgaaccattcaactgtgatcaatGTGTGAAAactgtttgtcaacatgaacagtCATTGATCCctcaatgcccccattctgaTAGACAACTATACCACTGTGACTACTGTGAAAAATCTTTCAAGCGCCAAGAGAGcctaaaatgtcaccaacgcatccacactgcacatgatgtgtacgtatgtgatcactgtggaaAACCATTTGTACACttctcacagttaaaagctcatgcaGTTACCCACACCAGGGTTAAACCGTACTGCCGTGACCAGGATGGGAAAGGCTTCAACAATACTGGAATCGCTCACCAACGTGACCACACTGGGGACAGACCCTACAGATGTGATGAGTGTATTCAGGCTTTTAGAACTTTGGcttccctgaaacaacaccagcagatccacaccagaaagcaAGCATTCAATCAACATCATAGTAAG cagagcagcacagatatgcacactggacacaaaGTGAACacctgccaagaagatttccCCATGCTGGGTTCAGTACAAGTTCCTGAAGTGgtccacaaacttaaagtccttgagatcagGCTCCACAGAATTCAGGTGTAA
- the LOC110953242 gene encoding zinc finger protein 729-like isoform X2, whose product MDSSQTKHENGNGVRHEKSVEESNVTPTATNRDESLSCEQCGKTFITATKLRIHQRIHTVDKPFSCDQCGKNFTSKSNLTKHQLIHSGVRSFSCGQCGKMFTTKGSLASHQLIHSGVRPFSCDQCGKAFTDKSTLTSHQLIHSGVRPFSCGQCGKMFTTKGSLASHQLIHSGVRPYNCDQCGKDFTQMSALRRHQLIHSGVRKFSCDQCGKTFTLKSHLTRHLVIHNGVRPFSCDQCGKSFADKDGLVSHQVIHSGVRPFNCDQCGKTFAKKSRLTRHQVIHSGVRPFSCDQCGKTFKDKGGLTSHQVIHSGVRPFICGQCRKTFTSKTSLTRHQVIHSGVRPFICGQCGKTFTDKGSLAIHEVIHSGVKPFSCDHCGKTFTTKGQLTRHHLIHNGVRTFSCDQCGKAFTEKGTLTKHQLTHSGVRPFSCDHCGKTFTTKAHLTTHQLIHSGVRPFICDQCGKAFAEKGTLTKHQLTHSGVKPFSCDQCRKTFTRMTTLRIHQLIHSGVKPFICVQCGKAFTQMANLTKHQLVHSGVRPFSCDQCEKTFTSKGSLASHQLSHSGVRPFRCDQCGKAFTDKKNLRQHQRIHSGVQRFSCDQCEKTFTTKGSLASHQLIHSGVRPFICGQCGKTFTFMSNLARHQVIHSGVRRFTCDQCGKTFTQMATLRNHQLTHSGVRPFTCDQCGKTFTTKGSLASHRLIHSGVRPYNCDQCGKDFTQVGALRSHQLIHSGVRPFSCDQCGKRCMTKSNLGKHQLIHSGVRPFSCDHCGKTFTTKNHLTRHQVVHSGAEPFNCDQCVKTVCQHEQSLIPQCPHSDRQLYHCDYCEKSFKRQESLKCHQRIHTAHDVYVCDHCGKPFVHFSQLKAHAVTHTRVKPYCRDQDGKGFNNTGIAHQRDHTGDRPYRCDECIQAFRTLASLKQHQQIHTRKQAFNQHHSKSSTDMHTGHKVNTCQEDFPMLGSVQVPEVVHKLKVLEIRLHRIQV is encoded by the exons atggattcttcacaaacg aaacatgaaaacgGCAATGGAGTGAGACATGAGAAATCTGTGGAGGAAAGCAACGTTACCCCAACAGCAACAAACAGAGACGaatcactcagttgtgagcaatgcggcaagacttttatcacagcaacaaagctaagaattcaccagcgtattcacactgtggacaaaccgttcagttgtgatcagtgtgggaagaatTTTACTTCCAAGAGTAATCTaacaaaacatcaactcattcacagcgGAGTTAGATCATTCAGCTGTGGTCAGTGTGGGAAGATGTTTACGACCAAGGGTAGTTTAgcaagccatcaactcattcacagtggagttagaccattcagttgtgatcagtgtgggaaagCTTTCACTGACAAGAGTACATTaacaagccatcaactcattcacagtggagttagaccattcagctgtggTCAGTGTGGGAAGATGTTTACGACCAAGGGTAGTTTAGCAAGCCATcagctcattcacagtggagttagaccatataactgtgatcagtgtgggaaggaTTTTACTCAGATGAGTGCCCTACGacgccatcaactcattcacagtggagttaggaAATTCagttgtgatcagtgtgggaagacttttactctaAAGAGTCATTTAACAAGACATCTAGTCATTCACAAtggagttagaccattcagttgtgatcagtgtgggaagagtTTTGCTGACAAGGATGGTTTAGTAAGCCATCAagtcattcacagtggagttagaccattcaactgtgatcagtgtgggaagacttttgcTAAGAAGAGTCGTTTAACAAGACATCAagtcattcacagtggagttcgACCGTTCagttgtgatcagtgtgggaagacttttaaaGACAAGGGTGGTTTAACAAGCCATCAagtcattcacagtggagttagaccattcaTCTGTGGTCAGTGTAGGAAGACTTTTACTTCCAAGACAAGTTTAACAAGACATCAagtcattcacagtggagttcgACCATTCATCTGtggtcagtgtgggaagacttttactgaCAAGGGTAGTTTAGCAATCCATGAAGTCATTCACAGTGGCGTTAAACCGTTCAGCTGTGATCACTGTGGGAAGACATTTACTACAAAGGGTCAGTTAACAAGACATCACCTCATTCACAATGGAGTTAgaacattcagctgtgatcagtgtgggaaagCTTTTACTGAAAAGGGGACATTAACAAAACATCAACTCactcacagtggagttagaccgTTCAGCTGTGATCACTGCGGGAAGACATTTACTACCAAGGCTCACTTAACAacccatcaactcattcacagtggagtgagaCCATTcatctgtgatcagtgtgggaaagCTTTTGCTGAAAAGGGAACATTAACAAAACATCAACTCactcacagtggagttaaaccattcagctgtgatcagtgtagGAAGACTTTTACTCGGATGACCACCCTAAGAatccatcaactcattcacagtggagttaaaccattcatcTGTGTTCAGTGTGggaaggcttttactcagatgGCCAACctgacaaaacatcagcttGTTCACAGTGGGGTCAGACCATTTagttgtgatcagtgtgagaagaCATTTACTTCCAAGGGTAGTTTAGCAAGCCATCAACTCAgccacagtggagttagaccattcagatgtgatcagtgtggaaaagcttttactgACAAGAAGAATTTAAGACAACATCAAcgcattcacagtggagttcaacgattcagctgtgatcagtgtgagaaaACGTTTACTACCAAGGGTAGTTTAGCAAGCCATcagctcattcacagtggagttagaccattcaTCTGTGGTCaatgtgggaagacttttactttCATGAGTAATTTAGCAAGACATCAagtcattcacagtggagttagacgATTcacctgtgatcagtgtgggaagacttttactcagaTGGCCACCCTAAGAAACCATCAACTCactcacagtggagttagaccattcacctgtgatcagtgtgggaaaactTTTACTACCAAGGGTAGTTTAGCAAGCCATCggctcattcacagtggagttagaccatataactgtgatcagtgtgggaaggaTTTTACTCAGGTGGGTGCCCTAcgaagccatcaactcattcacagtggagttagaccattcagTTGTGATCAGTGTGGCAAGAGATGTATGACCAAGAGTAATTTAGgaaaacatcaactcattcacagtggagttagaccattcagctgtgatcactgTGGGAAGACATTTACAACCAAGAATCATTTAACAAGACACCAAGTCGTCCACAGCGGAGCtgaaccattcaactgtgatcaatGTGTGAAAactgtttgtcaacatgaacagtCATTGATCCctcaatgcccccattctgaTAGACAACTATACCACTGTGACTACTGTGAAAAATCTTTCAAGCGCCAAGAGAGcctaaaatgtcaccaacgcatccacactgcacatgatgtgtacgtatgtgatcactgtggaaAACCATTTGTACACttctcacagttaaaagctcatgcaGTTACCCACACCAGGGTTAAACCGTACTGCCGTGACCAGGATGGGAAAGGCTTCAACAATACTGGAATCGCTCACCAACGTGACCACACTGGGGACAGACCCTACAGATGTGATGAGTGTATTCAGGCTTTTAGAACTTTGGcttccctgaaacaacaccagcagatccacaccagaaagcaAGCATTCAATCAACATCATAGTAAG agcagcacagatatgcacactggacacaaaGTGAACacctgccaagaagatttccCCATGCTGGGTTCAGTACAAGTTCCTGAAGTGgtccacaaacttaaagtccttgagatcagGCTCCACAGAATTCAGGTGTAA